One Streptomyces formicae genomic window, TCGACGCGAAGAGCGCGGCCCAGACCCTCGGCAAGCGCCCGGGGGCCGTCCGTACGGCGGCGCACCGCGGGCTGAAGCGACTCGCGGAACTGCTCGGCGCGGACGGCGCGGGACCGACGGACGCGCTGGGCGCCGTACCCCCTCAGAGAGAACCGCGTGGGCACGCGGTGACGTCCGCCGGTGTGACGCATTCGCGTACGCGGACGCAGAAGGACATGTGATGGCCGACGAGCAGTACCAGTGGCTGGACCGGGACGCGGCGGAGCGCCTGCTGCGCGGGGAGCCCCTCGAAGACGTCGACCCTCACGTGCGCGCGCAGGCCGAAAGGATCGCCCGCGCGCTCGACGCGCTGGCCGCCGACGATCGCGCGACCGTCCCCGGAGTGGACGGTTCCACCGGTGGCACGGACGGTTCCACCGCGGGCGCGGACCGTTCCGCCGCGGCGCTCCAGGCCGGTGCGGAGCCCGTGGCGCAGAGCCCCGCGCAGCAGGACGCGGCGCAGCAGCAAGTCCAGGGTGAACTCCCGGGCGAGGCCGCCGCGTTGGCCGCCTTCCGGGCGGTGGGTCCTGGTTCCGCGCGGGCCACCACCCGCTCCGCCGCCTACGCGACGCCCGCCCACGAGGCCGCCGCGGGCGAGACCGTGCGCCTCGGCCGCGCGGCCGAGCGCCCGCGTCCTTCCCGGTGGGGCAGACCGGTGCGGTTCGGGCTCGCCGCCGCGCTCGCGGCGTGCATGGTCGGCGGTGTCGCCGTGGCGGCGGGCACGGGAGTGCTGCCCTCGCCGTTCGGCGGTCACGGCGAATCGGGCCCGGCCGCTTCCGCATCGCCCGTCGCCACCTCCGAGGAGTCCCTGCCGACGCCGTCGGACGACGCGAGCGAGCCCTCCGAGGAGCTGAACCCGGACGCGAGCAGCGCGCCGGACGAGGAGCCCACGCGGGAGACCGAGAGCAGCTCGCCCCCCGAGGCCGAGGCGGGCGGCGACACCACGGGCACCACGAAGAAGCCGGGCGGCGCCGAGACGCCGCGGGGCGACAAGACCGGGGACTGGTACCGCAAGGCCGTGGCCGCCTGCCGCGCCTACCGCAGTGGCGAGCTCCAGGGCGAGAAGCGCCGCCGTCTCGAAGAGGCCGCCAAGGGACGCGCCCGCGTGGAGGAGTTCTGCGGCCGGGTGCTCGGCGGCTCGGGCGGCGGCAACGGCGGCGGCCACGGCGGCGCCAACGCGGGCGCGGGCAACGGCGGCAACGGCAACGGCGGTGACGACGGCGAGGACGGCGGCGACGACGGCGAAGGCGGCGGTTCGAGCGGCGGCGGGGGCGAGGACGGCGGCGACGGCGGCTCCTCGGGCGGCGACACCGGGGGCCACCCCGGCCCGCCCCAGTCGTCCCCTTCCGCCCCCGGCACGGTCCCCACGGCGTCCTACAGCGCTCTGCCGAACCTGCCGTAACCCCTGCGTGGCGGGATTCAGAGACCGGGTGTGACGTTTTTCGGCACGGTGGCGCAGTAAGTAGTGAGCCGACTGGTCATCGGCCCGCGCACGAGCCGGGGGTTCCCCCCGTACCTTCGGCTCCGTGCCACCAGCGTGGGCGGGATACGTTCCCCCGATCCCGCCCACGCTGCTTTCTCTCCCCGGACGACCCGCTCTCTGCGGGACGCCTTCACTTGTAGACGACGGCCGTCACTTGTAGACGACGGCCGTCACTTGTAGACGGCGGCCGTCACTTGTAGACGACGACCTTGTCGCCCTTGCGCACCTCGCCGAAGAGCTTCGCGATCTTCTTCTCGTCCCGGACGTTCACGCAGCCGTGCGAGGCGCCGCCGTAGCCGGTCGCCGCGAAGTCCGACGAGTAGTGCACGGCCTGGCCGCCGCTGAAGAACATCGCGTACGGCATGGCGGTGTGGAAGAGCGTCGAGACGTGGTGCCGCGACTTCCAGTAGACGCTGAAGGTGCCCTCGCGGGTCGGCGTGTACTGCGCGCCGAAGCGCACGTCCATCGTCGAGCGGGCCTTGCCGTTCACCATCCAGGTCAGCGTGCGGCTGCTCTTGGCGATGCACAGGACGCGGCCCGTCAGACAGCGCGGATCGGGCTTCGCGGGCGGGATGCCGCCGCCCGCGTACCGCTCGAACCGCGTCGGCTCGCGCGTCATGGCGAGCAGCCGCTGCCAGGTGGCGGTGTCCACGGCGCCGGTGCGGGGCAGGCCGCGCTTGCCCTGGAAACCGCTGACGGCGGCGGTGGTCGCCGGGCCGTACGTCCCGGTCGGGTTCTCGTGGAACCAGGCGACCTGGCGCAGCCTGGCCTGCAACTCCCGCACCTGCCCGCCGTGCGCGCCCCGGGCGAGGAGCGTCTTCGGCGGCGCCTGCGGTTCCTGAGGCGCCTGCGGTTCCCGTGGCTTGGACGGGTCCGGCGCCTGCGACGGCTCCCTCGGCTGCGACGGCTTCGTACGACCGGGTGTCGGGTCCGGAGCGGGCGTGGCGGGCGCCGAAGCGCCCGGCTTGCCGTCCCCGCCGCCTCCCGCCGCGCTCGGCCGCCCGCCGTCCGTGTCTATCGCCGCGGCCTTGCACCCCGCGGCGAGCACCAGCACCGCCACGGCTCCCACCGATATCGCGCCCTTGCCCATCACGCCCCCCAGTGCTCCTGGACATCACTCCAGGAAGTGTTTCCCGGTTTGCCGCGAGTGACGCGTGCCCGTCGCGGGCGCAAGCTGGAGGCATGACACACGAGTCGGAGTCCGGACTGCCCATCGAGCCCGTGTACGGACCCGAGGCGCTGGCCGGCTGGGACCCGGCCGAGCGGCTCGGCGCGCCCGGCGCGTACCCCTTCACCAGGGGCGTCTACCCCTCCATGTACACCGGCCGCCCCTGGACGATGCGCCAGTACGCGGGCTTCGGTACGGCGACGGAGTCCAACGCCCGCTACCGGCAGCTGATCGAGCACGGCACGACGGGTCTGTCCGTCGCCTTCGACCTGCCGACCCAGATGGGCCACGACTCCGACGCCCCGATCGCGCACGGCGAGGTCGGCAAGGTGGGCGTGGCCGTCGACTCGGTGGACGACATGCGGGTCCTGTTCGACGGCATCCCGCTGGGCGAGGTCTCCACGTCGATGACGATCAACGCGCCCGCCGCGCTGCTCCTGCTCCTGTACCAACTGGTCGCGGAAGAACAGGGAGTCGACCCCGCACGGCTGACGGGCACGATCCAGAACGACGTGCTCAAGGAGTACATCGCGCGCGGCACGTACATCTTCCCGCCCGGCCCCTCGCTGCGCCTGACCGCGGACGTCTTCCGGTACTGCGGCGCCGAGCTGCCCAGGTGGAACACCATCTCGATCTCCGGCTACCACATGGCGGAGGCGGGCGCATCGCCCGCGCAGGAGATCGCCTTCACCCTCGCCGACGGCATCGAGTACGTCCGTACGGCGGTCGCCGCGGGCATGGACGTGGACGACTTCGCGCCGCGCCTGTCCTTCTTCTTCGTGGCCCGTACGACGCTCCTGGAGGAGGTCGCCAAGTTCCGCGCGGCCCGGCGCATGTGGGCCGAGGTGATGCGCGAGGAGTTCGGCGCGCGGAACCCCAAGTCGCTGATGCTGCGCTTCCACACGCAGACCGCGGGCGTCCAGCTCACCGCGCAGCAGCCCGAGGTGAACCTGGTCAGGGTCGCCGTCCAGGGTCTCGGCGCGGTCCTCGGCGGCACCCAGTCGCTGCACACCAACTCCTTCGACGAGGCCATCGCGCTGCCCACCGACAAGTCCGCGCGCCTGGCCCTGCGCACGCAGCAGGTCCTCGCGTACGAGACGGACGTGACCGCCACGGTGGACCCGTTCGCCGGGTCGTACGTGATGGAGAGGATGACGGACGACGTGGAGGCGGCCGCGCGCGAACTGATGCTGCGCGTAGAGGACTTGGGCGGCGCGGTGCGCGCCATCGAGCAGGGCTTCCAGAAGGGCGAGATCGAGCGCAACGCCTACCGGATCGCCCGCGAGACCGACTCCGGCGAGCGCGTCGTGGTCGGCGTCAACCGGTTCAGGTCCGACGAGGAAGAGCCCTACGAGCCGCTCCGCGTCGACCCGGCCATCGAGGAGCGGCAGAGCGCCCGCCTCGCCCTGCTGCGCGCGGAACGCGACGCGGCGGCGGTGGAGAGCGCCCTGGCCGCGCTCAAGGAGGCGGCGAAGGGCGAGGCGAACGTCCTCTATCCGATGAAGGACGCGCTGCGGGCGCGGGCGACGGTGGGGGAGGTCTGCGGGGCGCTGCGGGAGGTGTGGGGAGCGTACGAGCCCACGGACGCGTTCTGAGGGGCCGCGGGTCGCGGGGCCGCGGGCTTCACGCTCCTCGGGCTGCGCGTCGCGCGGTCGCTTCGTAGAGCGCATGCTCCGCACTCCGGGCGTTCCGCGCGCACGGGCGCGCACAGTCATGAGGGGCGCGCGCTGTCCGGTCTCCGGACACCCGTGCCCTATGTCGTACGCGCGTGCGACACTCCGGCCATGCTGGGTGTCACAGACCTTCCTACGTATCTCGCGGGCCTCGTCCTGATCGTCCTGCTTCCGGGGCCGAACTCGCTGTACGTGCTCTCCGTCGCCGCGCGCCGGGGCATACGCACCGGGTACACCGCGGCCGCGGGCGTCTGGTGCGGCGACACCGTGCTCATGACGCTGTCCGCGGCCGGTGTGGCCTCGCTGCTCCAGGCCAACGCGGTGCTCTTCGGGATCGTGAAGTACGCGGGCGCCGGGTACCTGACCTGGCTCGCGATCGGGATGCTGCGGGCCGCCGTCGCGCTGTGGCGCTCCCGCCGTGAGCGCTTCGAGGACGCGGGCACGGACCCGGCGGACGGCGGCGCGGCCGAGCGACCGTTCCGCAGGGCGCTGGTGATCAGCCTGCTCAACCCGAAGGCGATCCTGTTCTTCATCGCCTTCTTCGTGCAGTTCGTCGACCCGGGCTACGCCTACCCGGCGCTCTCCTTCGTGGTGCTCGGCGCCCTCGCGCAGATCGCGAGCTTCCTCTACCTCACGGCGCTGATCTTCAGCGGCACCAAGCTCGCCGCCGCGTTCCGGCGCCGCAAGCGGCTCTCGGCGGGTGCCACGTCGGCGGCGGGCGCGCTCTTCATCGGCTTCGCGGTGAAGCTGTCGCTCAGCAGCGTCTGACGGGCGGGGTCCGGCGTCGGCTCAGTGGTGCCAGGCCGCGCCGCCCACGTTGTGGATCATGCGTTGCAGGACCTTGAGCGTCAGGACGTACTCCTCCTCGGTGATGCCCTCGTGGATCTCCGCGCGGATCTGCTGCTGCCGTTCGGCCGCGCGCTCCCGCAGCGCCCGTCCCTCGTCGGTCAGGGCGATGCGGCCCGCGGTGTCCTCGGTGATCAGGCCGCGGTCGTGCAGGGCGCTGATGTTGTGCAGCAGGGCGCCGTCGCCGGTGTCCAGGTAGCCGCGCAGGACGCCGACGACCTCGTCGCGCCCCCGGCCGCCCTCGGGCGCGTCGTGCAGCTGCCCCATCACCCACCACTGGGGCTGGGTGAGGCCGAGCTCGGCCAGGTGGGTGCGGATGTGGTGGACCACGGCGGTGCCCGCGGCCGAACTCCAGTAGCCGATCGGCTGGTTGACGAGGTCGGCGTCGCTGTGTGAGTACGTGAAAGTCGTCATGCCCACGAACGTAGGACCTCAAGTCGACTTGAGGTCAACCGCCCCGAGGTGGGACCGCAGGTACGCCCGCACCCCCGTCGCGTCCGCCCCCGCCCACCCTAGGTAGCCGTCCGGGCGGACCAGGAAGACGCCCTTGCCGTAGGGCTCGTAGGCGGGGATCCGGTGTGCGTGGACCAGCGTCCGGTCCAGTGGCGGGAGTTCCGTGTCCGTGCCCACCGCGAGCAGCGTCCAGTGCGGGCCGCGGAACGCGTCGAAGAGCCGCTCGCCCGTGGTGGCGTCCGGGCCGTCGGGTGCGCGGTCGCCCGCCCGCAGCGCCTCGTCGGCCAGGCCCGCGCGGGTCTCCACCGCTAGCGACGAGGCGCGGTAGCCGATGCCGAGCTGCTGGGTGGCGGCGCCGCGCCGGGCCTCGCCCCGGTGGATGCGGGTGGAGAGGCCGAGCATATGGGCGGCGTTGGGCAGCCGCTCCTCCTCGTAGGTGTCGAGCAGGGCGTCGGGGGCGCCGAGGCGAAGGACCGCGCCCAGCTTCCAGCCGAGGTTGTAGGCGTCCTGGACGCTGGTGTTCAGGCCCTGCCCGCCCGCCGGGGAGTGGACGTGCGCCGCGTCACCGGCCAGGAAGACCCGGCCCGCGCGGAAGCGGTCGGCGAGCGCCGCGCGCGGGCGGAAGTCCGAGGACCAGCGCACCTCGGTGACGTCGTCGGCCGACAGGTGCGTACGCGCGGCGACGACCTCGCGCACGCCCCGGAGGGAGAGGTCGGGCGTCGTCCCCGCCGGGAACCGCGCGGTCAGCTGGAAGTCGGGGATGCCGGGCAGCGGGCAGATCGCCAGGGCGAGGCCGTCGTCGTCGGCGGGCGAGAACATGTGCCAGTTGTCGCGGTCGAGCGCGGGGATGCGGACGTCCGCGACCAGGACCGGATGCGGGTCCACGGTCTCGCCGGTCATGGCGATGCCGAGCGCCCTGCGCAGGGTGGAGCGGCCGCCGTCCGCCGCCACCGCGTACGCCGCGCGCACCGCCGTGCCCGTCGAGAGGCCGACGGTGACGCCGTCCGCGTCCTGCGTCAGGTCCGTCACCGCCGCGCCGAACGTGACGTCGCCGCCGAGCTCCCGCAGGCGCGCGAGCAGGATCTCCTGGGTGCGCCACTGGGGGAGCATCCACGGCCCCGCGTGCGGCGCCGCCCCGGTCGGCTCCGACGCGTCGAACATCCGGTGCTCGCCGCGCCGTTCGCCCTCGCGCCACACCATGGCGACCGGGTAGGGGCCGCCCGAGGCGAGCACCGCGTCGCTCACCCCGAGGTCGTCGAAGACCTCCATGGTGCGGGGCTGGATGCCCTTGCCGCGCGAGCCGGGGAAGAGGGCGGGCGCCCGCTCGACGACGAGGGCGGGCACGCCGCGCCTGGCCAGGTCGCAGGCGAGGGCGAGGCCGGTGGGTCCGGCGCCCGCGATGAGGACACCGGTCTCCTTAACGTTGTTAAGTTCCATGTCCGGAGCATGGGCTTAACGGTGTTAAGTTGTCAAGGTGGCCACGACGAAGCTGGACCGCGCCCTGGTGGCGCGCACCGCACTGGACCTGCTGAACGAGACCGGACTCGAAGGGCTGACCCTGCGCGCCATCGCGCAGCGCCTGGACGTCAAGGCGCCCGCGCTCTACTGGCACTTCAAGGACAAGCAGGCGCTGCTCGACGAGATGGCGACCGAGCTGATGCGGCGCATGAGCGAGGACTTCCTCGCCGATCCCGACCCCGACTGGCGGGTGGCGCTCACCGGCTCGATGCGCGGCCTGCGCGAACACCTGCTGCGCTACCGCGACGGCGCCAAGGTCTACAGCGGCACGCACTTCACGGACACCTCGTACGCCGCGCCCATGGAGGCCCATCTGCGAGTACTGACGGCGGCGGGCTTCCCGCCCGCCGCGGCCGCGCGCGCCTGGTTCACCGTGTACAGCTACACCATCGGGTACGTCATCGAGGAGCAGGCCACGGGCCCCGACCCCGCGCGCGGCGACGGCGGCTACGACCTCGTGGCCCGCGCCGCGCGCCTGGCCGACTACCCGCTGGCCGCGGCCGCGGGCGAGGAGGTGTTCCGCGACCACGACCGCGGCTTCGAGGCGGGACTCGCCGCGGTCGTCGCGGGCATCGGGGCGACGCTCGGGGCTACCGGATCCGGGTGAGCGCCGTGCGGATCAGCGGGGTCAGCCGCTGCTCCACGAGGCGGTGCAGGAGCCAGGCGAGCAGCAGCATCGCCGCGATCGTCAGGGCGAACGTCGCGTACGAGGGCAGTCCCAGCTTCCGGTGCAGCGCGGCCACCGTCACCCAGCCCAGGTGCTCGTGCACCAGGTAGAACGGGTACGTCAGCGCGCCCGCCACGGTCAGCCAGCGCCAGTCGGCGCGGTGCAGGTACCCGAGGGCGATCAGGAGCACCGCGGCGAAGCCCGCCGTGACGATCGCGATGATCACGGACGAGGAGCGGTACGAGAAGAAGTCCGGGTTCGGCGCGTGCCAGAGCCGGTCGACCGCGTAGTGCTGGCCGATCAGCCAGCTCACCCCGACGATGCCCCATGCCGTGACGTCACGGCGGTCGCGGTGCAGCAGGTAGATGCCGATGCCGCCGATGAAGAACGGCGCGTACTCCGGCATCAGGACCAGGTCCAGGAGGGGCTCGTTCGCGGCCTCGGCGATCGCCGCCGCCAGGGTCCAGCCCGCGCAGAACAGCACCACGCGCGCGCGGGTCGCGCCCGGCATGACCACGCACAGCGCGAAGAGCGCGTAGAAGCGCAGCTCGGCCCAGAGGGTCCAGCACACCCCCAACACCCGGTCGGCGCCCA contains:
- a CDS encoding L,D-transpeptidase family protein; this translates as MGKGAISVGAVAVLVLAAGCKAAAIDTDGGRPSAAGGGGDGKPGASAPATPAPDPTPGRTKPSQPREPSQAPDPSKPREPQAPQEPQAPPKTLLARGAHGGQVRELQARLRQVAWFHENPTGTYGPATTAAVSGFQGKRGLPRTGAVDTATWQRLLAMTREPTRFERYAGGGIPPAKPDPRCLTGRVLCIAKSSRTLTWMVNGKARSTMDVRFGAQYTPTREGTFSVYWKSRHHVSTLFHTAMPYAMFFSGGQAVHYSSDFAATGYGGASHGCVNVRDEKKIAKLFGEVRKGDKVVVYK
- a CDS encoding acyl-CoA mutase large subunit family protein yields the protein MTHESESGLPIEPVYGPEALAGWDPAERLGAPGAYPFTRGVYPSMYTGRPWTMRQYAGFGTATESNARYRQLIEHGTTGLSVAFDLPTQMGHDSDAPIAHGEVGKVGVAVDSVDDMRVLFDGIPLGEVSTSMTINAPAALLLLLYQLVAEEQGVDPARLTGTIQNDVLKEYIARGTYIFPPGPSLRLTADVFRYCGAELPRWNTISISGYHMAEAGASPAQEIAFTLADGIEYVRTAVAAGMDVDDFAPRLSFFFVARTTLLEEVAKFRAARRMWAEVMREEFGARNPKSLMLRFHTQTAGVQLTAQQPEVNLVRVAVQGLGAVLGGTQSLHTNSFDEAIALPTDKSARLALRTQQVLAYETDVTATVDPFAGSYVMERMTDDVEAAARELMLRVEDLGGAVRAIEQGFQKGEIERNAYRIARETDSGERVVVGVNRFRSDEEEPYEPLRVDPAIEERQSARLALLRAERDAAAVESALAALKEAAKGEANVLYPMKDALRARATVGEVCGALREVWGAYEPTDAF
- the leuE gene encoding leucine efflux protein LeuE, yielding MLGVTDLPTYLAGLVLIVLLPGPNSLYVLSVAARRGIRTGYTAAAGVWCGDTVLMTLSAAGVASLLQANAVLFGIVKYAGAGYLTWLAIGMLRAAVALWRSRRERFEDAGTDPADGGAAERPFRRALVISLLNPKAILFFIAFFVQFVDPGYAYPALSFVVLGALAQIASFLYLTALIFSGTKLAAAFRRRKRLSAGATSAAGALFIGFAVKLSLSSV
- a CDS encoding MarR family winged helix-turn-helix transcriptional regulator, with amino-acid sequence MTTFTYSHSDADLVNQPIGYWSSAAGTAVVHHIRTHLAELGLTQPQWWVMGQLHDAPEGGRGRDEVVGVLRGYLDTGDGALLHNISALHDRGLITEDTAGRIALTDEGRALRERAAERQQQIRAEIHEGITEEEYVLTLKVLQRMIHNVGGAAWHH
- a CDS encoding FAD-dependent monooxygenase, with the translated sequence MELNNVKETGVLIAGAGPTGLALACDLARRGVPALVVERAPALFPGSRGKGIQPRTMEVFDDLGVSDAVLASGGPYPVAMVWREGERRGEHRMFDASEPTGAAPHAGPWMLPQWRTQEILLARLRELGGDVTFGAAVTDLTQDADGVTVGLSTGTAVRAAYAVAADGGRSTLRRALGIAMTGETVDPHPVLVADVRIPALDRDNWHMFSPADDDGLALAICPLPGIPDFQLTARFPAGTTPDLSLRGVREVVAARTHLSADDVTEVRWSSDFRPRAALADRFRAGRVFLAGDAAHVHSPAGGQGLNTSVQDAYNLGWKLGAVLRLGAPDALLDTYEEERLPNAAHMLGLSTRIHRGEARRGAATQQLGIGYRASSLAVETRAGLADEALRAGDRAPDGPDATTGERLFDAFRGPHWTLLAVGTDTELPPLDRTLVHAHRIPAYEPYGKGVFLVRPDGYLGWAGADATGVRAYLRSHLGAVDLKST
- a CDS encoding TetR/AcrR family transcriptional regulator C-terminal domain-containing protein; this translates as MATTKLDRALVARTALDLLNETGLEGLTLRAIAQRLDVKAPALYWHFKDKQALLDEMATELMRRMSEDFLADPDPDWRVALTGSMRGLREHLLRYRDGAKVYSGTHFTDTSYAAPMEAHLRVLTAAGFPPAAAARAWFTVYSYTIGYVIEEQATGPDPARGDGGYDLVARAARLADYPLAAAAGEEVFRDHDRGFEAGLAAVVAGIGATLGATGSG
- a CDS encoding acyltransferase family protein — translated: MTAPAPTLPKHSPGADSPSDAPAAAPAPTRARPRLRALDGLRLVAALMVAAYHYGGRDGEIAQAWGSSPADQFPTASEWFAYGCLGVQIFFVISGFVICMSGWGRPLRSFFASRASRLLPAYWAAIVLVTAVFALPVVTYAAVSPSDALVNLTMLQQPLGADRVLGVCWTLWAELRFYALFALCVVMPGATRARVVLFCAGWTLAAAIAEAANEPLLDLVLMPEYAPFFIGGIGIYLLHRDRRDVTAWGIVGVSWLIGQHYAVDRLWHAPNPDFFSYRSSSVIIAIVTAGFAAVLLIALGYLHRADWRWLTVAGALTYPFYLVHEHLGWVTVAALHRKLGLPSYATFALTIAAMLLLAWLLHRLVEQRLTPLIRTALTRIR